A stretch of the Buchananella sp. 14KM1171 genome encodes the following:
- a CDS encoding DUF4862 family protein, which translates to MLPPYVVGAYAAEPAPREPWYEALAAQDWVCGLEIPWPGDLAENTGWLAKYLPARFDSTVITAIPGTMVRMGADPVRGLASPDQEGRKRALADVAELRDGLARLCDATGFAAARWVHLHSAPRQVADAAALAASLEELSGWDWCGASPVIEHCDRFVAGQPPQKGFLPISAELDAAAAAGTGVSMNWGRSAIEARSGAVVAEHIAAAARRGLLRGVMFSGAGEAENYYGKSWEDLHLPLAADEPTSLLDDAEVLRCAAAWGEQAPAYVGAKIQARAEWDVERRLSAARRAYDVLAAREA; encoded by the coding sequence ATGCTGCCCCCGTACGTGGTTGGCGCCTACGCCGCCGAGCCTGCGCCCCGCGAGCCGTGGTACGAGGCCCTGGCCGCCCAGGACTGGGTCTGCGGGCTGGAGATTCCCTGGCCGGGCGACCTCGCTGAGAACACCGGCTGGCTGGCGAAGTACCTGCCCGCGCGCTTTGACTCCACGGTGATCACCGCGATCCCGGGGACGATGGTGCGCATGGGCGCCGATCCCGTGCGGGGGCTGGCATCCCCTGACCAAGAGGGGCGCAAGCGCGCCCTTGCCGACGTCGCCGAGCTGCGTGACGGGCTTGCCCGCCTGTGCGACGCGACCGGTTTCGCGGCCGCCCGGTGGGTGCACCTGCACTCCGCGCCGCGCCAGGTGGCCGACGCTGCCGCCCTGGCCGCCTCCCTGGAGGAGCTGAGCGGCTGGGACTGGTGCGGGGCGAGCCCGGTGATCGAGCACTGCGACCGCTTCGTGGCCGGGCAGCCGCCCCAGAAGGGATTCCTGCCGATCTCTGCGGAGCTGGACGCGGCGGCTGCGGCCGGCACGGGAGTGTCCATGAACTGGGGCCGCTCGGCCATCGAGGCGCGCAGCGGCGCGGTGGTGGCTGAGCACATCGCCGCAGCCGCAAGGCGGGGCCTGCTGCGCGGCGTGATGTTCTCCGGTGCAGGCGAGGCGGAGAACTACTACGGCAAGTCCTGGGAGGACCTGCACCTGCCGCTGGCGGCCGACGAGCCCACCAGCCTGCTTGACGACGCCGAGGTGCTGCGCTGCGCGGCGGCCTGGGGCGAGCAGGCCCCCGCCTACGTGGGGGCCAAGATTCAAGCCCGCGCCGAGTGGGACGTGGAGCGCCGCCTGAGCGCGGCCCGCCGCGCATACGACGTGTTAGCGGCCCGGGAGGCGTGA